ATAACTAATAATGCGGCTACCGCTATGCTTACCCTTCGGACAGTAGGGGTTAACGGCTTAGAGGGCATAAATGTGCACCCTTTTAACCGAGATATTGGTCTTTTAAAACGTCCCAGTAATGGAGGAGCAATGTACTTGAGTGTTTTATCTAGGTCGCCTATTGACTTCCCACCTTACACACATTTATACTGTTTATCTAAATAGTATCAACCACATATTATTTTATTCATCTTGGTTGGTGTAGCTAAAAGAAAAGATGCTTAAATGGAGCAACTTATTACTTCCTGTGACACTCGGTGCATCTATCGTCGCTTATGTCGATTTCTGGCAAATCCTTGTGGCAGTCTAGACAGGTTTTGCCTTCGAGGGCACCAACATAGCATTGTGGATCTAGTGGTACATTCCATGTTGCGGTCTCTCCGTGACATCTATAACATTCTACGCTAGGCCCTGCAACTTCTTTGATTATATCCAGTACCTCTGGAGGTAAATTACGTGTAACATTCTGCTCCTCTAGAATAGTTATAGCAAAGGCATAACGGTGATAGCCTTTGTGTTTTTCAAGCATTCTCTCCAAGTCGTGGCATTGTGTACAGTCGCTATTATGGGGCTTTAGTAGATGGCTTGAGTGACAAAATGTGCAGCTGTCAGCTATCTCTGCAACCTCTAAATGTATATTGTGGAGTGGTAATTTCGCTAAATCTTCACGTCGGTGACATTGCAGACATTCATCTTCAATATGCAGCCGTGCCTCGAGTCTGAGTTCCTCGGGATCCGGTGCCTGGCCTGTTATTGTTAGGTATAACTCGCGTATTGTACCCTGAGCTGTTTCTAGATCAAAGACATGGCATACATGACAGTTGAACTGTCTATGGGGAGATTCTTGGAATTCTTCATAGAAGGGCTTCATAACGTGACAGGTAGCACAGAAAACATTAGCAGCTGGACTGTGTTCAAAGAATGCCCATGCTGCATAACCTACCAGGATAATTAACACTACTAGCGCAACATTCACAGGTGTAGCTTTCTCCTTTAGATATGTTGTGATCTTTGAAATTGTTGAAGATATTTTAGCTTTGAGCCCGGTCAACAATGTTATATCCCAGCAGCTCGGGAACCCTTCGGGATTATTAAAATTAACATAGGAATAGCGAGGTCTGCAGATACGGTAAAAAATATTAAAAACGAAAAAATAGATATAAATGTTATAATAGTATCCGGAGATATATAATAGAAGAAACGCTCAGCTATTCGCCACGATAGAGTTTACCAGGCTTATTGCTCTCAGATAATGCTGCTTAGGAGGCTACGTATCCTGCCGCCGAGATCGCGCACAGACTGGAGACTAGAGACAGCAAGTGCTGCAGCAATGAACGCAATAACTATGGCTGTTTGCTCCCACGTTGAAAGACTACCGAGAAAGCCAGTGGTCTTCCCAGTACCGGAGCCTATAGGGCGAGGTATACGTATCTCCATTGACTCTAGGCTCAGTTTAGGACAATCGGTGTGAAGCGAGACACCTAGCACATGTATATTGCTGCCTGGTTGCAGCCATAGCTGAAGTTGTTCAGGTTTAACGTAGACTCCATAGTCTCCTTCTACTAATGCTATACGTGCGACTGGCGCCTCAACGAAGTAGCTATTAGCCTTGTCTCCACGCCCTACAAGGATAAATACATCACCAGCACAACCGGTATAGTTTCCAGTATTTACGCCACGGAAGACTATGAGGAGGCCCCGGCTGGTATCAATATTGTCTTGGTTGTTTAGGAAACCGTAAGCTATCAGTCTTGGTACGTCCTCCATGGTGAGACTACGCTTGAGTCTATTTACCTCGGAAAGAATGTTGTATTCCTCCCAGCTGCTCAGCTCAGCTGTATGATCATAGAGAACTTCCTCAAGTTTCTCGAGCCTCTTGGTGTAGTATGGCTCGCCTGGCGAGACCATAGCCTCGATATGATAACTATCCACTATGTATTTGAGGCCGGTCAATACTGGCAAGGTTAAATTAAACTTAGCAATACTCCCATCATCAAAAATAACGGCTACAGGCAAGATGCTTTGCGTTGTATTAACAGGTAGAATCGCAGCTATCTCTAGCTCAGCCGGACTAGTCTTGGAAATATTCCAGAATAGAGCGCCCTCAACGATGCCTGCCACTGGCCTTGCTGGTATCATGTCTGTAAATCTGACTACCCAGACAGCTCGATTACCGTCAACGAGTTTTACGGTAGCATTGCTAAAGACTGCTTTTCTTGGCGGTAGTGTTAGTGCTATACGACCACCCAGGAGGCCAACAATATTAACGCTCTTCTTCTCTTCAGTAGTGTTTACTGAGATTATAAGCTTGGTTATTAATGCTGGCTTCTTGGGTACGAGATTATGTAGTGCTATAGGCTTCTCGCTGTAGATGTAAACTGTCTCATTAAACATAGTATTATTGGTAGCTATACCCTCAAGGGTAATGGAGATATTGAAGGGTATCTTTGACTCCGATGTAAGGGCGACGGGATTTACATATAACCGGTAGGCTTCGAAGAGGCTTGGCTCGCCAACAATGTATACCTCGGCGAAGCGATAGCCTTTCATATTATTCAGACTGCATTTGACTAGCTTAATGTCAGTTAGTTTGCAATCGATTTTAGGAACATAGGCTAGATAGTTGGGGGATACGGTGAGCGGGAGCCCGTTATCACGGAATGCCCTGGCAAGATCTACTGCCGCGACAAGCAATGTATTGTTGCCTTTTTCGGCAAGCACTACGAGCTCTAACGTATTCACATTGTATATGTGAGGACCCTCTCCCCGACTATGTGGTAACAGTCGAGATAGACTAACACCACCGATAGGTCTCAGATAATATACGCCGCGCGAAACCTCTCCATCATCACTAACAATACTGTAGAAGAGAATCACATGTACAGCATTTAGCTCCCCTAGGAAACTTTTCAGCCGATTAGTCCTCATAGTTACTATTAGGCGTATATCCTCTGCCAATGAGATATTTTCGTTTTTATATAAACCCTTGAAGCTAGCAGCTACTGAGCCGATAAACTTGCCATCGACATAGAAGCCAACAATTAGCTTCGAACCTCCCTGCTTTGCTATAATGGTTTTAGCAAGTGGTACACCAGCACTAGCTTCCCTTGAGCTATTTGCGGCAGCTAGGTGGGTAGAAGCAGAGATGAGCAC
The window above is part of the Pyrodictium delaneyi genome. Proteins encoded here:
- a CDS encoding cytochrome c3 family protein gives rise to the protein MTGLKAKISSTISKITTYLKEKATPVNVALVVLIILVGYAAWAFFEHSPAANVFCATCHVMKPFYEEFQESPHRQFNCHVCHVFDLETAQGTIRELYLTITGQAPDPEELRLEARLHIEDECLQCHRREDLAKLPLHNIHLEVAEIADSCTFCHSSHLLKPHNSDCTQCHDLERMLEKHKGYHRYAFAITILEEQNVTRNLPPEVLDIIKEVAGPSVECYRCHGETATWNVPLDPQCYVGALEGKTCLDCHKDLPEIDISDDRCTECHRK